A genomic segment from Rubrobacter tropicus encodes:
- a CDS encoding sulfite exporter TauE/SafE family protein, which yields MLTWSLLVALVAALLAGTVTGLTGFGLALVSTPLLLFVYEPRTVVVLTVFFSIFINIAVVWDSWREARRALALALLLPSVVGVVLGAEVLRVVDPVYIRLAVGLVVVFSALLLVREVRLPGAGTRWGPVVAGSASGALSTSTGLAAPPIVLLLASRRLPKAEFRSTSALYFLAMSLVGLVVLGGRGLIEAGEVSLGAVLVPSALVGKVLGTALLKRVSERAFRAFSLGLVIMTGTLGVATALWALIG from the coding sequence TTGCTGACCTGGAGCTTGTTGGTGGCGCTCGTCGCGGCTTTGCTGGCGGGGACGGTTACTGGGCTTACGGGGTTCGGGCTGGCGCTCGTCAGCACGCCCTTGCTTCTTTTTGTTTACGAGCCTCGGACCGTCGTGGTGCTGACGGTGTTCTTTTCTATCTTCATCAATATCGCGGTGGTCTGGGATTCGTGGCGGGAGGCGCGGCGGGCGCTCGCCCTGGCGCTGCTGTTGCCTTCTGTGGTTGGGGTGGTGCTCGGGGCCGAGGTGTTGCGGGTGGTAGACCCCGTTTACATTCGGCTGGCGGTTGGCTTGGTGGTCGTGTTCTCGGCCTTGTTGCTGGTTCGGGAGGTGCGGTTGCCCGGGGCCGGGACGCGGTGGGGACCTGTCGTGGCCGGGTCGGCTAGCGGGGCGCTCTCGACTTCTACCGGGCTCGCCGCCCCCCCGATAGTCTTGCTGCTCGCTTCGCGGAGGCTTCCGAAGGCGGAGTTTCGGAGCACGAGCGCCCTATATTTTCTCGCGATGAGCCTGGTCGGGTTGGTAGTGCTCGGGGGGCGGGGGTTGATCGAGGCGGGCGAGGTCTCGCTCGGCGCGGTACTCGTGCCCTCAGCCCTCGTCGGCAAGGTCCTGGGCACCGCCCTGTTGAAGAGGGTCTCCGAGAGGGCTTTTCGGGCTTTCAGCCTCGGTTTGGTCATCATGACCGGCACTTTGGGCGTCGCGACGGCGTTGTGGGCATTGATCGGCTAA
- a CDS encoding pyruvate carboxylase, with product MLEKVLVANRGEIAIRAFRAAYELGIRTVAVYTPDDRDSLHRQKADEAYEIGESGHPVRAYLDVETLVETARKTGADAVYPGYGFLSESPALARACEEAGIVFVGPPPEVLSLTGDKIQARTQAEAAGVPVVAASDPVSDPDEAAVAAEGIGYPIFVKAAAGGGGRGLRLVQRPEDLPEAVRTATREAEAAFGDGTVFLERAIVRPRHVEVQVLADAAGGVVHLYERDCSVQRRHQKVLEIAPAPNLDPALRDRLCDDAVRFARAVGYRNAGTVEFLVGEDGRYAFIEMNPRIQVEHTVTEETTDVDLVHAQLRIAGGETLGDLGLSQENIRQRGVALQCRVTTEDPAQGFRPDTGRISAYRSPGGAGIRLDGGTTHAGAVVSPYFDSLLVKLTARGSDLPAAARRARRALAEIRVRGVATNVAFLRAVLADEDFLAGRVSTAFVDERPHLTAVATGKDRASRLLTFLADATVNRPHGHPPAVPDPTTKLPADADTEPPAGTRQRLEELGPEGFARWMRDSEALLVTDTTMRDAHQSLFATRMRTFDMLAAAPHVARELPRLLSCEVWGGATFDVALRFLHEDPWERLARLREALPNVCLQMLLRGENVVGYTTYPSEVVRAFVAEARATGMDVFRVFDANNDPARMRPAIEAVLEEGGLAEGALSYTGDLSDPREELYTLDYYLRLAEKLARMGAHVLCIKDMAGLLRAPAARTLVSALRREHDLPVHLHTHDTAGGQLATYLAAAEAGVDAVDGAAAPLSGMTSQPSLSAVVAATDHTGRETGLSLDALADLEPYWEAVRTLYAPFEAGLRSPTGTVYRHEIPGGQLSNLRQQAREMGLGTRFEEIERLYARCDDLLGNLVKVTPTSKVVGDLALYLLSSGLDPEELEEDPASRDLPGSVLGFLRGELGEPPGGWPEPFRSKALSGREGEAADPALDLSDEQRTALSPRGTGADPKRRGALDEILLPGPTAEKRSAEERYGDVSVVPTKEFLYGLETGQELAVDLEPGVRLYVELEAVTEADDRGIRTLLVTLNGQPRPVDAQDRSLEPDVPRREKADPAEQGHVAAPMTGVVTIGVEEGQKVEAGQQLGVMEAMKMESSIGAPIAGTVERVVVSSGTNVEPGDLLAVVSP from the coding sequence ATGCTAGAGAAGGTCCTGGTAGCAAACCGGGGGGAGATCGCGATCCGGGCCTTCCGGGCCGCCTACGAGCTCGGCATCCGCACGGTCGCCGTCTACACCCCGGACGACCGGGACTCCCTGCACCGCCAGAAGGCCGACGAGGCGTACGAGATCGGCGAATCCGGCCACCCCGTCAGGGCCTACCTGGACGTCGAGACGCTGGTCGAGACCGCCCGCAAGACCGGCGCCGACGCCGTCTACCCCGGCTACGGCTTCCTCTCCGAGAGCCCGGCACTCGCCCGCGCCTGCGAGGAGGCCGGCATCGTCTTCGTCGGCCCGCCGCCCGAGGTCCTCTCCCTTACAGGAGACAAGATCCAGGCCCGCACGCAGGCCGAGGCCGCAGGCGTCCCCGTCGTGGCGGCCTCGGATCCGGTCTCCGACCCCGACGAGGCCGCCGTCGCCGCGGAGGGCATCGGCTACCCGATCTTCGTGAAGGCGGCGGCCGGGGGCGGCGGCAGGGGCCTGCGCCTCGTGCAACGCCCTGAAGACCTGCCGGAAGCCGTGAGGACCGCGACGCGGGAGGCCGAGGCGGCGTTCGGGGACGGGACCGTCTTTCTGGAGCGGGCCATCGTCCGTCCGCGCCACGTCGAGGTGCAGGTGCTCGCCGATGCCGCGGGCGGCGTGGTCCACCTCTACGAACGCGACTGCTCGGTGCAGCGCCGCCACCAGAAGGTGCTCGAGATAGCGCCGGCGCCGAACCTCGACCCCGCCCTGCGGGACCGCCTCTGCGACGACGCCGTCCGGTTCGCCCGCGCCGTGGGCTACAGGAACGCCGGAACGGTCGAGTTCCTCGTCGGCGAGGACGGCCGGTACGCCTTTATAGAGATGAACCCGCGCATACAGGTGGAGCACACCGTCACGGAGGAGACCACCGACGTCGACCTCGTCCACGCCCAGCTGCGCATCGCCGGGGGCGAGACGTTGGGGGACCTCGGCCTCTCCCAGGAGAACATCCGCCAGCGGGGCGTGGCCCTGCAGTGCCGGGTGACCACGGAGGACCCGGCGCAGGGTTTCAGGCCGGACACGGGACGCATCTCCGCGTACCGCTCGCCGGGCGGGGCGGGCATCCGGCTGGACGGCGGCACCACCCACGCGGGCGCGGTCGTCAGCCCGTACTTCGACTCGCTGCTGGTCAAGCTCACCGCCCGCGGCTCGGACCTTCCCGCGGCGGCCAGGCGGGCGCGGCGGGCGCTCGCGGAGATCCGGGTGAGGGGTGTGGCGACCAACGTCGCCTTCCTGCGCGCCGTGCTCGCCGACGAGGACTTTCTCGCAGGCCGCGTGAGCACGGCCTTCGTGGACGAACGCCCCCACCTGACCGCCGTCGCGACCGGCAAGGACCGGGCGAGCCGCCTCCTCACCTTCCTCGCCGACGCGACTGTCAACCGCCCCCACGGCCACCCCCCCGCCGTCCCCGACCCGACCACGAAGCTCCCCGCAGACGCGGATACGGAACCGCCTGCGGGCACCCGCCAGCGCCTGGAAGAGCTCGGACCGGAAGGCTTCGCGCGCTGGATGCGCGACTCGGAGGCCCTGCTGGTCACGGACACGACCATGCGCGACGCCCACCAGTCGCTCTTCGCGACCAGGATGCGCACCTTCGACATGCTCGCCGCCGCCCCGCACGTGGCCCGCGAGCTGCCCCGGCTCCTCTCCTGCGAGGTGTGGGGCGGGGCCACCTTCGACGTTGCCCTGCGATTCCTGCACGAGGACCCGTGGGAGCGTCTCGCCCGCCTCAGGGAGGCCCTTCCAAACGTCTGCCTGCAGATGCTCCTTCGGGGCGAGAACGTCGTCGGCTACACCACCTACCCCTCCGAGGTCGTCCGCGCCTTCGTCGCCGAGGCCCGCGCCACGGGCATGGACGTCTTCCGCGTCTTCGACGCCAACAACGACCCGGCCAGGATGCGCCCGGCCATAGAGGCCGTGCTGGAGGAGGGCGGCCTCGCCGAGGGCGCCCTCTCCTACACCGGCGACCTCTCCGACCCGCGCGAAGAACTCTACACCCTCGACTACTACCTGCGCCTCGCCGAAAAGCTCGCCAGGATGGGCGCCCACGTCCTCTGCATCAAGGACATGGCCGGGCTCCTGAGGGCGCCCGCGGCCAGGACGCTCGTCTCGGCCCTGAGGCGCGAGCACGACCTGCCGGTCCACCTGCACACCCATGACACCGCGGGCGGCCAACTCGCCACCTACCTCGCCGCCGCCGAAGCTGGCGTGGACGCCGTGGACGGGGCGGCGGCACCCCTCTCCGGCATGACCAGCCAGCCCTCGCTCTCGGCAGTCGTGGCCGCCACGGACCATACGGGGAGGGAGACGGGGCTCTCCCTCGATGCGCTGGCGGACCTCGAGCCGTACTGGGAGGCCGTAAGGACGCTCTACGCGCCGTTCGAGGCGGGTCTGAGGAGCCCCACGGGGACGGTTTACCGGCACGAGATCCCGGGCGGCCAGCTCTCCAACCTCCGCCAGCAGGCCAGGGAGATGGGCCTCGGGACGCGCTTCGAGGAGATAGAGCGCCTCTACGCCCGCTGCGACGACCTGCTCGGCAACCTCGTCAAGGTGACCCCCACGAGCAAGGTAGTCGGCGACCTCGCCCTGTACCTGCTCTCCTCCGGCCTCGACCCCGAAGAGCTGGAAGAGGACCCCGCCTCCCGCGACCTCCCCGGCAGCGTCTTGGGCTTCCTGCGCGGCGAGCTGGGCGAGCCGCCCGGCGGCTGGCCCGAGCCCTTCCGCTCCAAGGCCCTCTCCGGAAGAGAAGGAGAGGCGGCCGACCCCGCGTTGGATCTTTCGGACGAACAGCGCACCGCGCTCTCTCCCAGGGGGACCGGCGCGGACCCGAAACGGCGGGGCGCGCTCGATGAGATCCTGCTTCCAGGCCCTACAGCCGAGAAAAGGTCGGCCGAGGAGCGGTACGGCGACGTCTCCGTCGTGCCGACGAAGGAGTTCCTCTACGGCCTGGAGACCGGGCAGGAGCTGGCCGTCGACCTCGAGCCCGGCGTCAGGCTCTACGTGGAGCTGGAGGCCGTGACCGAGGCCGACGACCGCGGCATCCGCACGCTACTCGTCACCCTCAACGGCCAGCCGAGGCCCGTGGACGCCCAGGACCGCTCGCTGGAACCCGACGTCCCCAGGCGCGAGAAGGCCGACCCCGCGGAGCAGGGCCACGTCGCCGCCCCCATGACCGGGGTCGTGACCATCGGCGTGGAAGAGGGCCAGAAGGTCGAGGCCGGCCAGCAGCTCGGGGTGATGGAGGCCATGAAGATGGAGTCGTCCATCGGCGCCCCCATCGCCGGCACCGTCGAGCGGGTGGTCGTCTCCTCGGGCACCAACGTCGAACCGGGCGACCTGCTGGCCGTCGTCTCGCCGTAA
- a CDS encoding molybdopterin-dependent oxidoreductase, producing the protein MAESVRPFREGRNTTVRKDHPHNAETPPDLLRASFVTPTDAFYVRNHGDVPEVDPGTYRLKVSGLVQRPLELSLGEIKGLPKTEFASTLYCAGNRRSELMEKSPIPGKVAWETGAAGNARWGGTLLRDVLGEAGIKGGARHAAFTGLDRDVEAGTGELFGGSIPLGKATSDDVLLAYEMNGGPLAPEHGFPLRVVVGGYVGARSVKWLSEVRLQAGPSDNYYQAVEYKLFPPHVTAETADYSEGEMLGETPLNCVICAPQSGETLAQDAVGVRGYALTGGDRRVERVEVSADGGETWTEAALTEEGGPATWLFWEATLKPGPGPCEIVARATDSGGETQPETVDEVWNFQGYANNARHKVSVRVGG; encoded by the coding sequence GTGGCGGAGTCCGTGCGGCCTTTCCGAGAAGGCCGAAACACAACGGTCCGCAAGGACCACCCGCACAACGCGGAGACCCCGCCGGATCTCCTGCGGGCGAGCTTCGTCACCCCGACCGACGCCTTCTACGTCCGCAACCACGGCGACGTGCCGGAGGTGGACCCGGGTACGTACCGGCTGAAGGTCTCGGGCCTCGTGCAGAGACCGCTGGAGCTGTCTTTGGGGGAGATCAAGGGCCTCCCCAAAACGGAGTTCGCCTCGACCCTCTACTGCGCTGGCAACCGCCGCTCGGAGCTGATGGAGAAGAGCCCCATACCGGGCAAAGTGGCCTGGGAGACGGGCGCCGCCGGCAACGCCCGCTGGGGCGGCACCCTCCTGCGCGACGTCCTCGGGGAGGCGGGGATCAAGGGCGGGGCCCGCCACGCCGCCTTCACGGGCCTCGACAGGGACGTGGAGGCCGGGACCGGCGAACTCTTCGGCGGCTCTATCCCCCTCGGTAAGGCGACGTCGGACGACGTGCTGCTTGCCTACGAGATGAACGGCGGGCCCCTGGCGCCCGAGCACGGTTTCCCGCTGCGCGTCGTAGTAGGCGGGTACGTGGGGGCTCGCAGCGTGAAGTGGCTCTCGGAGGTAAGGCTGCAGGCCGGGCCGTCGGACAACTACTACCAGGCCGTCGAGTACAAGCTCTTCCCGCCGCACGTGACCGCCGAGACCGCGGACTACTCCGAGGGCGAGATGCTCGGCGAGACCCCCTTGAACTGCGTGATCTGCGCCCCCCAGAGCGGCGAGACCCTGGCGCAAGACGCCGTCGGCGTGCGAGGATACGCCCTGACCGGCGGCGACCGGCGCGTCGAGCGGGTGGAGGTGTCAGCCGACGGGGGCGAGACCTGGACCGAAGCCGCCCTGACCGAAGAGGGCGGACCGGCGACGTGGCTCTTCTGGGAGGCGACCCTGAAGCCGGGGCCGGGACCGTGCGAGATAGTGGCGCGGGCGACGGATTCCGGGGGCGAAACGCAGCCGGAGACCGTCGACGAGGTCTGGAACTTCCAGGGCTACGCCAACAACGCCCGGCACAAAGTCTCCGTCCGGGTCGGCGGCTGA
- a CDS encoding uracil-DNA glycosylase, producing the protein MDSLFDAADGGENREKRLEDLARQVSVCTKCDLAMTRTNTVFASGDPHSPLMLVGEGPGENEDATGLPFVGRAGKLLDDILAAVDLTRDQVYLTNTVKCRAAVAEGGRMRNRPPKTTEIRACNPYLQGQMEAVKPEIVLCLGGPAAKTLIDKDFRITKDRGKWYDLDNGARAMATFHPAYVLRQRGDDLDNTKRLVWKDIQNVYAEYQKAMEERG; encoded by the coding sequence TTGGACAGTCTCTTCGACGCAGCGGACGGCGGCGAGAACCGCGAAAAAAGGCTCGAAGACCTCGCGCGTCAGGTCTCCGTCTGCACGAAATGCGACCTCGCGATGACCCGCACGAACACGGTCTTCGCCAGCGGCGACCCGCACTCCCCGCTGATGCTCGTCGGCGAGGGGCCGGGGGAGAACGAGGACGCCACGGGCCTGCCCTTCGTCGGCCGGGCCGGCAAGCTCCTCGACGACATCCTCGCCGCGGTGGACCTCACCCGCGACCAGGTCTACCTGACGAACACCGTCAAGTGCCGGGCCGCCGTGGCGGAGGGCGGCCGGATGAGAAACCGACCGCCGAAGACCACGGAGATCCGGGCCTGCAACCCCTACCTCCAGGGCCAGATGGAGGCGGTAAAACCCGAGATCGTGCTCTGCCTCGGCGGCCCCGCCGCGAAGACCCTCATAGATAAGGATTTCAGGATCACGAAAGACCGCGGCAAGTGGTACGACCTGGACAACGGCGCGAGGGCGATGGCGACCTTCCACCCGGCCTACGTCCTGCGCCAGCGCGGCGACGACCTCGACAACACCAAACGCCTGGTCTGGAAAGACATCCAGAACGTCTACGCCGAATACCAGAAGGCGATGGAAGAGCGGGGATAA
- the ahbA gene encoding siroheme decarboxylase subunit alpha, whose protein sequence is MMDSTDKNILNLIQREVPLEREPFAAIGRELGIGGDEVIRRIEALKRGRVIRQISAIFDTRVLGYQSTLVAATIPADRLNEGAKAINSHPGVSHNYERNNEFNLWYTVAVPPDSRLGLEGTVDVLHHISRAEKTRILPTLKLFKIGVTLDMNKGATAKKEAPQYGEADRQSADRNVSEDDKAAIRALQEDVPLTPRPFDLWGRQVGLSPEELLERAHDLRERKIMRRFSAVLYHRKAGFRANAMGVWKVPEERIEEVGNAFAQFQAVSHCYERPTYEDWPYSVFSMVHGRSVEECETVLDAMAEETGLTERDSLYSTREYKKTRVRYFTPEMEAWERLYAGVLR, encoded by the coding sequence ATGATGGATAGCACAGACAAGAACATCCTCAACCTTATCCAGCGCGAGGTGCCGCTGGAACGGGAGCCGTTCGCGGCGATAGGGCGCGAGTTGGGGATAGGCGGCGACGAGGTGATCCGCCGCATCGAGGCGCTCAAGAGGGGGCGTGTGATCCGTCAGATCAGCGCGATCTTCGACACCCGCGTCCTGGGCTACCAGTCGACGCTCGTGGCCGCCACGATCCCGGCCGACAGGCTGAACGAGGGCGCCAAGGCCATAAACTCCCACCCCGGCGTCTCCCACAACTACGAGCGCAACAACGAGTTCAACCTCTGGTACACGGTCGCCGTACCGCCCGACTCCCGCCTGGGCCTCGAAGGGACCGTCGACGTGCTGCACCACATTAGCCGCGCCGAGAAGACGCGCATCCTGCCCACGTTGAAGCTGTTCAAGATCGGGGTGACCCTCGACATGAACAAGGGCGCCACCGCCAAGAAGGAGGCCCCCCAGTACGGCGAGGCCGACCGCCAGAGCGCCGACCGGAACGTCTCCGAGGACGACAAGGCGGCCATAAGGGCCTTGCAGGAGGACGTGCCTCTCACCCCGCGGCCTTTCGACCTCTGGGGCAGGCAGGTCGGGCTCTCCCCCGAGGAGCTTCTGGAGCGGGCGCACGATTTGAGGGAGCGCAAGATCATGCGCCGATTCTCCGCCGTCCTCTACCACCGCAAGGCCGGCTTCCGGGCGAACGCGATGGGCGTCTGGAAGGTCCCCGAGGAGCGGATAGAAGAGGTCGGAAACGCCTTCGCCCAGTTCCAGGCCGTGAGCCACTGCTACGAGCGCCCGACCTACGAGGACTGGCCCTACTCCGTGTTTTCGATGGTCCACGGCCGCAGCGTCGAGGAGTGCGAGACCGTCCTGGACGCGATGGCCGAGGAAACGGGCCTCACCGAGCGAGACTCCCTCTACTCGACCCGCGAGTACAAGAAGACGCGCGTCAGGTACTTTACGCCGGAGATGGAGGCGTGGGAGCGGCTGTACGCGGGCGTGTTGAGGTAA
- a CDS encoding aminoglycoside phosphotransferase family protein: MPTGKMHANEVHTDEPLVRRLLAAQFPQWANLPISAVRSTGTVNAIYRLGDHLYARLPRVEEWAKDLDKEWLWLPKLAPRLSLRLPEPVAMGHPAASYPFPWAVYGWIDGQPYSDGLVDEHQAAVDLARFVAELRRIDPVAGAPRGGREPLRELDAVTRAAVGSAGGIIDVEAATAAWVRALGAPAWKGEPVWIHGDLLRPNLLVREGRLHAVIDFGGVGVGDPAADVIPAWSVFGRAGRETFRDALDVDDGAWNRARGFALHQAAMIIPYYAKTNPDFVALAKRTVEEVIADHRHGA, translated from the coding sequence ATGCCCACAGGCAAGATGCACGCCAACGAGGTCCACACCGACGAACCTCTCGTCCGGCGGTTGCTCGCCGCGCAGTTCCCGCAATGGGCGAACCTGCCGATCAGCGCGGTCCGGTCGACGGGGACGGTGAACGCCATTTACCGGCTCGGCGACCACCTCTACGCGCGGCTGCCGCGCGTGGAGGAGTGGGCGAAAGACCTGGACAAAGAGTGGCTCTGGCTCCCGAAGCTCGCTCCACGCCTGTCGCTGCGCCTCCCCGAGCCGGTTGCGATGGGCCACCCTGCGGCCTCGTACCCCTTCCCCTGGGCGGTCTACGGGTGGATCGACGGCCAGCCGTATTCGGATGGGCTCGTAGACGAACACCAGGCGGCCGTGGATCTCGCGCGGTTCGTGGCCGAGTTGCGCCGGATAGATCCCGTCGCCGGGGCGCCCCGCGGCGGGCGCGAGCCACTCCGCGAGCTAGACGCCGTTACACGCGCGGCGGTCGGGTCGGCAGGGGGCATCATAGACGTCGAGGCGGCCACAGCAGCCTGGGTACGCGCGCTCGGAGCGCCGGCGTGGAAAGGAGAGCCGGTGTGGATACACGGCGACCTGCTCAGGCCCAACCTGCTCGTTCGCGAAGGCCGGCTCCACGCGGTGATCGACTTCGGCGGTGTCGGGGTCGGGGATCCCGCCGCCGACGTGATCCCCGCCTGGAGCGTCTTCGGCCGTGCCGGACGAGAAACGTTTCGCGACGCCCTCGACGTCGACGACGGCGCGTGGAACCGGGCCCGCGGCTTCGCGCTCCACCAGGCGGCCATGATCATCCCGTACTACGCCAAAACGAACCCGGATTTCGTCGCCCTGGCGAAGCGCACCGTCGAGGAAGTCATCGCCGACCACAGGCACGGCGCATGA